Proteins encoded in a region of the Streptomyces sp. NBC_00258 genome:
- a CDS encoding ABC transporter ATP-binding protein, translating to MGSPESREVPRSKGSVLLALRYYGRELARLRWLTAPAMLLPALGNIGINYIAPLIVAKLVGRIAGDAGIDLGSTLPYVLGFAGVLLLAEILWRIGLHCLNRLAARGIEQLYVIGMDELFAKDAAFFHDNFAGALTKRVLSFASRFEEFVDTLTFQVVGSLVPLVFGSVVLWRYEPLLVVGLLSMIALTALFVVPLIRRRQALVDKREEAIARVAGHVADSLMNMDTVRAFAAEEREAAEHRSRVAQSRRLTLRSWDYGNLRIDTLVAPMSVLTNALGLLLAVALGGGSLGVEAVVVAFTYYTNATRIMFEFNQIYRRLESSMTEAAQFTELLLAQPTVLDPASPAPLPGAADVRFEQVTFAHGGARPLFEDLDLAVPSGTKIGLVGRSGGGKTTLTRLLLRMTDIEAGRILIGGQDISRLRQADLRGLIAYVPQDPAMFHRTLRENIAFARPDATDAEIRRAAEAAHVAEFADALPDGFDTMVGERGVKLSGGQRQRVALARAILRDAPILLLDEATSALDSESEILVQEALWRLMEGRTALVVAHRLSTVATMDQLVVLDRGRIIEQGTHQELLASEGAYAKLWQHQSGGFLDEDAIDPLDDPVDGSPARADLL from the coding sequence ATGGGATCGCCCGAATCGCGAGAGGTTCCGCGGAGCAAGGGCTCGGTGCTCCTTGCACTCCGATACTACGGACGGGAGTTGGCCCGGCTCAGGTGGCTGACGGCACCCGCGATGCTGCTGCCCGCGCTGGGCAACATCGGCATCAACTACATCGCGCCGCTGATCGTCGCGAAGCTCGTCGGCCGCATCGCCGGTGACGCCGGTATCGACCTCGGCTCGACACTGCCGTACGTTCTCGGCTTCGCCGGAGTCCTGCTGCTCGCGGAAATACTGTGGCGCATCGGTCTGCACTGTCTGAACCGCCTTGCCGCGCGCGGTATCGAGCAGCTGTACGTGATCGGCATGGACGAGCTGTTCGCCAAGGACGCGGCGTTCTTCCACGACAACTTCGCCGGGGCGCTGACCAAGCGCGTGCTGAGCTTCGCGTCCCGCTTCGAGGAGTTCGTCGACACACTGACGTTCCAGGTCGTGGGCAGCCTGGTGCCGCTCGTGTTCGGGTCGGTGGTGCTGTGGCGCTACGAACCGCTGCTCGTTGTCGGCCTGTTGTCGATGATCGCGCTCACGGCGCTGTTCGTGGTGCCCCTCATCCGCCGCCGTCAGGCGCTCGTCGACAAGCGCGAGGAGGCGATCGCCAGGGTGGCGGGCCACGTCGCCGACAGCCTGATGAACATGGACACGGTACGGGCGTTCGCGGCCGAGGAACGTGAGGCCGCCGAGCACCGCTCCCGCGTCGCACAGTCGCGGCGGCTCACACTGAGGTCCTGGGACTACGGCAATCTGCGCATCGACACACTGGTCGCGCCGATGTCCGTACTGACCAACGCGCTGGGCCTGCTGCTCGCGGTCGCGCTCGGCGGGGGCAGCCTCGGCGTGGAGGCGGTCGTGGTCGCCTTCACGTACTACACGAACGCGACGCGGATCATGTTCGAGTTCAACCAGATCTACCGCCGCCTGGAGAGCTCGATGACGGAGGCCGCACAGTTCACCGAACTGCTGCTGGCGCAGCCGACCGTGCTCGACCCGGCGTCGCCGGCGCCGCTCCCAGGGGCCGCCGACGTCCGCTTCGAGCAGGTGACCTTCGCCCACGGCGGCGCGCGGCCGCTCTTCGAGGACCTCGACCTGGCCGTGCCCAGCGGGACGAAGATCGGCCTCGTCGGCCGCTCCGGCGGCGGCAAGACCACGCTCACCCGGCTGCTGCTGCGGATGACGGACATCGAGGCCGGCCGGATCCTGATCGGGGGCCAGGACATCAGCAGGCTGCGCCAGGCCGACCTGCGCGGTCTGATCGCGTATGTCCCGCAGGATCCGGCGATGTTCCACCGCACCCTGCGGGAGAACATCGCGTTCGCCCGGCCGGACGCCACCGACGCCGAGATCCGTCGCGCGGCCGAGGCGGCGCACGTCGCGGAGTTCGCCGACGCGCTGCCGGACGGCTTCGACACCATGGTCGGCGAGCGCGGTGTGAAGCTGTCCGGCGGACAGCGCCAGCGGGTCGCTCTCGCCAGGGCGATCCTGCGCGACGCGCCGATCCTGCTGCTCGACGAGGCCACCAGTGCCCTGGACTCCGAGAGCGAGATCCTCGTCCAGGAGGCGCTGTGGCGGCTCATGGAAGGACGGACGGCACTGGTGGTGGCGCACCGGCTGAGCACGGTCGCCACCATGGACCAACTCGTCGTGCTCGACCGCGGACGGATCATCGAGCAGGGCACGCACCAGGAACTGCTCGCGTCGGAGGGCGCGTACGCGAAGCTGTGGCAGCACCAGTCGGGGGGCTTCCTCGACGAGGACGCCATCGACCCCCTCGACGACCCTGTCGACGGCAGCCCCGCCCGGGCCGACCTGCTCTGA